A single genomic interval of Falco cherrug isolate bFalChe1 chromosome 8, bFalChe1.pri, whole genome shotgun sequence harbors:
- the VIL1 gene encoding villin-1 isoform X2: protein MVELSTKVSGTLNKTTPGLQIWRIESMEMVPVPTKSYGNFYEGDCYILLSTRKTGSSFSYNIHYWLGEKSSQDEQGAATIYTTQMDDHLGMVAVQHREVQGYESETFRAYFKQGLIYKKGGVASGMKHVETNTYKVQRLLHVKGKKNVVAGEVEVSWKSFNRGDVFLLDLGQLIIQWNGPESNRNERLKAMTLAKDIRDRERGGRAKVGVVDGEDEGASPKLMQVLTHVLGEKRDIKAATPDDKVDQKLKSSLKLYHVSNASGNLVVQEVAVRPLTQDMLLHEDCYILDQGGLKIFVWKGKNANKEEKQQAMNRALSFIKAKNYPDSTSVETENDGSESTLFRQLFQKWTVPNQTSGLGKTHTVGKVAKVEQVKFDATTLHAKPQMAAQQKMVDDGSGEVEVWRVENKELVPVEKRWLGHFYGGDCYLVLYTYFVGPKVNRIIYLWQGRQASTDELAASAYQTVILDQKYNNEPVQVRVTMGKEPAHLMAIFKGKMVVYASGTSRAGSTDPTPSTRLFHVHGTNEYNTKAFEVPVRASSLNSNDVFVLKTPSCCYLWYGKGCSGDEREMAKTVADIISKTEKPVIAEGQEPPEFWLALGGKSQYANSKRLQEENPSVSPRLFECSNKTGTFLATEIVDFTQDDLEEDDVYLLDTWDQVFFWIGKGANESEKEAAAVMVQEYLWSHPSGRDLDTPIIVVKQGHEPPTFTGWFLAWDPLNWADKKSYEALRAELGDDSSFGQLTSVLTSRQEVFTATTTLFADKLETFPLDVLVNTSATDLPKGVDPSKKECHLSDRDFQDVFGMSRSAFGNLPLWKQQQLKKDKGLF, encoded by the exons ATGGTGGAGCTCAGCACCAAAGTCAGCGGGACACTCAACAAGACCACGCCGGGCCTCCAGATATGGCGAATCGAG AGCATGGAGATGGTGCCAGTGCCCACCAAAAGCTACGGCAACTTCTACGAGGGAGATTGCTACATCCTGCTGTCG ACACGCAAGACTGGGAGCAGCTTCAGCTACAACATCCACTACTGGCTGGGGGAGAAGTCAAGCCAGGATGAGCAGGGGGCGGCCACCATCTACACCACCCAGATGGATGACCACCTGGGCATGGTGGCTGTGCAGCACCGTGAGGTCCAGGGCTACGAGAGCGAGACCTTCCGTGCCTACTTCAAGCAGGGACTCAT CTATAAGAAGGGTGGGGTGGCCTCAGGCATGAAGCATGTGGAGACGAACACCTACAAAGTTCAGCGCTTGCTGCACGTGAAGGGCAAGAAGAATGTGGTGGCAGGAGAG gtggAGGTGAGTTGGAAAAGCTTCAACCGAGGGGATGTGTTCCTTCTGGACCTGGGCCAGCTCATCATCCAGTGGAATGGCCCTGAGAGTAACCGAAATGAGAGGTTGAAG GCAATGACCCTGGCCAAGGACATCCGGGACCGGGAGCGTGGGGGCCGTGCCAAGGTGGGTGTAGTGGATGGTGAGGACGAGGGCGCCTCGCCGAAGCTCATGCAGGTACTCACACACGTGCTGGGCGAGAAGAGGGACATCAAGGCAGCCACCCCTGATGACAAAGTGGATCAGAAGCTTAAGTCCTCCCTCAAGCTCTACCA TGTCTCTAATGCCAGTGGGAACCTGGTTGTACAGGAGGTGGCAGTCCGACCACTGACTCAAGACATGCTCCTGCATGAG GACTGCTACATCCTTGATCAAGGAGGTCTCAAGATCTTTGTGTGGAAGGGCAAGAACGCCAAcaaggaggagaagcagcaggccATGAACAGGGCGCTG AGCTTCATCAAAGCCAAGAACTACCCAGACAGCACCAGTGTGGAGACAGAGAACGACGGGTCTGAGTCAACCCTCTTCAGGCAGCTCTTCCAAAAATGGACTGTCCCCAACCAAACCAGTGGCCTGGGCAAGACCCACACTGTGGGCAAAGTGG CCAAGGTGGAGCAGGTGAAGTTTGATGCCACCACGCTGCATGCCAAGCCCCAGATGGCCGCCCAGCAGAAAATGGTGGATGATGGATCTGGGGAGGTAGAG GTCTGGCGTGTGGAGAACAAGGAGCTGGTGCCTGTGGAGAAGAGATGGCTGGGCCACTTCTATGGTGGGGACTGCTACCTGGTGCTCTACACCTATTTTGTGGGGCCCAAGGTGAACCGCATCATCTACCTCTGGCAG ggccgCCAAGCCAGCACAGATgagctggctgcctctgcctaCCAAACTGTCATCCTGGACCAGAAGTACAACAACGAGCCTGTGCAGGTCCGTGTCACCATGGGCAAGGAGCCAGCCCACCTGATGGCCATCTTCAAGGGCAAGATGGTGGTGTATGCG AGTGGCACCTCGCGGGCAGGCAGCACGGATCCCACACCCTCCACCCGTCTCTTCCATGTTCATGGCACCAATGAGTACAACACCAAGGCCTTTGAGGTGCCAGTCCGCGCCTCCTCCCTCAACTCCAATGATGTCTTTGTGCTCAAGACCCCCAGCTGCTGCTACCTCTGGTATGGGAAG ggctgcagcgggGATGAGCGTGAGATGGCCAAGACTGTGGCTGACATCATCTCCAAGACAGAGAAGCCAGTGATCGCAGAGGGACAGGAGCCACCTGAGTTCTGGCTGGCCCTGGGGGGCAAGTCCCAGTATGCCAACAGCAAGAG gctgcaggaggagaacCCCTCCGTGTCCCCCCGACTCTTTGAGTGCTCCAACAAGACAGGCACCTTCTTGGCCACGGAGATTGTAGACTTCACCCAAGATGACCTGGAGGAGGATGATGTTTATCTGCTGGACACCTGGGACCAG GTTTTCTTCTGGATTGGGAAAGGTGCCAATGAGTCTGAGAAGGAGGCGGCAGCGGTGATGGTGCAGGAGTACCTGTGGAGCCACCCCAGTGGGCGTGACCTTGACACCCCCATCATTGTGGTGAAGCAGGGCCATGAGCCCCCCACCTTCACTGGCTGGTTCCTGGCCTGGGACCCTCTCAACTGGGCT GACAAGAAATCCTACGAGGCACTGAGAGCTGAGCTAGGGGATGACAGCAGCTTCGGGCAGCTCACCTCA GTGCTCACATCCAGGCAAGAGGTCTTCACCGCAACCACCACCCTCTTTGCTGACAAACTGGAGACCTTCCCACTGGACGTGCTGGTGAACACCTCGGCCACGGACCTCCCAAAGGGTGTGGACCCCAGCAAGAAGGAG TGCCACCTCTCTGACCGGGACTTCCAGGATGTTTTTGGCATGAGCCGCTCTGCCTTCGGCAACCTGCCCTtgtggaaacagcagcagctcaagaAGGACAAAGGACTCTTCTAG
- the VIL1 gene encoding villin-1 isoform X1: MVALIIEFISGPGCSAGGPWEGASPLGWRGVPHPRAALAVSALERDHRAESSPPKRSPAPLLAALHPALITMVELSTKVSGTLNKTTPGLQIWRIESMEMVPVPTKSYGNFYEGDCYILLSTRKTGSSFSYNIHYWLGEKSSQDEQGAATIYTTQMDDHLGMVAVQHREVQGYESETFRAYFKQGLIYKKGGVASGMKHVETNTYKVQRLLHVKGKKNVVAGEVEVSWKSFNRGDVFLLDLGQLIIQWNGPESNRNERLKAMTLAKDIRDRERGGRAKVGVVDGEDEGASPKLMQVLTHVLGEKRDIKAATPDDKVDQKLKSSLKLYHVSNASGNLVVQEVAVRPLTQDMLLHEDCYILDQGGLKIFVWKGKNANKEEKQQAMNRALSFIKAKNYPDSTSVETENDGSESTLFRQLFQKWTVPNQTSGLGKTHTVGKVAKVEQVKFDATTLHAKPQMAAQQKMVDDGSGEVEVWRVENKELVPVEKRWLGHFYGGDCYLVLYTYFVGPKVNRIIYLWQGRQASTDELAASAYQTVILDQKYNNEPVQVRVTMGKEPAHLMAIFKGKMVVYASGTSRAGSTDPTPSTRLFHVHGTNEYNTKAFEVPVRASSLNSNDVFVLKTPSCCYLWYGKGCSGDEREMAKTVADIISKTEKPVIAEGQEPPEFWLALGGKSQYANSKRLQEENPSVSPRLFECSNKTGTFLATEIVDFTQDDLEEDDVYLLDTWDQVFFWIGKGANESEKEAAAVMVQEYLWSHPSGRDLDTPIIVVKQGHEPPTFTGWFLAWDPLNWADKKSYEALRAELGDDSSFGQLTSVLTSRQEVFTATTTLFADKLETFPLDVLVNTSATDLPKGVDPSKKECHLSDRDFQDVFGMSRSAFGNLPLWKQQQLKKDKGLF; the protein is encoded by the exons ATGGTTGCACTAATTATTGAGTTCATTAGTGGCCCAGGCTGTTCAGCTGGGGGGCCCTGGGAGGGGGCGAGCCCTCTGGGCTGGCGTGGGGTCCCTCACCCCCGTGCGGCACTGGCAGTCTCAGCCCTGGAACGTGACCACCGAGCGGAGAGCAGCCCCCCAAAACgcagccctgcacccctgcTGGCGGCTCTGCACCCAG cactcATCACCATGGTGGAGCTCAGCACCAAAGTCAGCGGGACACTCAACAAGACCACGCCGGGCCTCCAGATATGGCGAATCGAG AGCATGGAGATGGTGCCAGTGCCCACCAAAAGCTACGGCAACTTCTACGAGGGAGATTGCTACATCCTGCTGTCG ACACGCAAGACTGGGAGCAGCTTCAGCTACAACATCCACTACTGGCTGGGGGAGAAGTCAAGCCAGGATGAGCAGGGGGCGGCCACCATCTACACCACCCAGATGGATGACCACCTGGGCATGGTGGCTGTGCAGCACCGTGAGGTCCAGGGCTACGAGAGCGAGACCTTCCGTGCCTACTTCAAGCAGGGACTCAT CTATAAGAAGGGTGGGGTGGCCTCAGGCATGAAGCATGTGGAGACGAACACCTACAAAGTTCAGCGCTTGCTGCACGTGAAGGGCAAGAAGAATGTGGTGGCAGGAGAG gtggAGGTGAGTTGGAAAAGCTTCAACCGAGGGGATGTGTTCCTTCTGGACCTGGGCCAGCTCATCATCCAGTGGAATGGCCCTGAGAGTAACCGAAATGAGAGGTTGAAG GCAATGACCCTGGCCAAGGACATCCGGGACCGGGAGCGTGGGGGCCGTGCCAAGGTGGGTGTAGTGGATGGTGAGGACGAGGGCGCCTCGCCGAAGCTCATGCAGGTACTCACACACGTGCTGGGCGAGAAGAGGGACATCAAGGCAGCCACCCCTGATGACAAAGTGGATCAGAAGCTTAAGTCCTCCCTCAAGCTCTACCA TGTCTCTAATGCCAGTGGGAACCTGGTTGTACAGGAGGTGGCAGTCCGACCACTGACTCAAGACATGCTCCTGCATGAG GACTGCTACATCCTTGATCAAGGAGGTCTCAAGATCTTTGTGTGGAAGGGCAAGAACGCCAAcaaggaggagaagcagcaggccATGAACAGGGCGCTG AGCTTCATCAAAGCCAAGAACTACCCAGACAGCACCAGTGTGGAGACAGAGAACGACGGGTCTGAGTCAACCCTCTTCAGGCAGCTCTTCCAAAAATGGACTGTCCCCAACCAAACCAGTGGCCTGGGCAAGACCCACACTGTGGGCAAAGTGG CCAAGGTGGAGCAGGTGAAGTTTGATGCCACCACGCTGCATGCCAAGCCCCAGATGGCCGCCCAGCAGAAAATGGTGGATGATGGATCTGGGGAGGTAGAG GTCTGGCGTGTGGAGAACAAGGAGCTGGTGCCTGTGGAGAAGAGATGGCTGGGCCACTTCTATGGTGGGGACTGCTACCTGGTGCTCTACACCTATTTTGTGGGGCCCAAGGTGAACCGCATCATCTACCTCTGGCAG ggccgCCAAGCCAGCACAGATgagctggctgcctctgcctaCCAAACTGTCATCCTGGACCAGAAGTACAACAACGAGCCTGTGCAGGTCCGTGTCACCATGGGCAAGGAGCCAGCCCACCTGATGGCCATCTTCAAGGGCAAGATGGTGGTGTATGCG AGTGGCACCTCGCGGGCAGGCAGCACGGATCCCACACCCTCCACCCGTCTCTTCCATGTTCATGGCACCAATGAGTACAACACCAAGGCCTTTGAGGTGCCAGTCCGCGCCTCCTCCCTCAACTCCAATGATGTCTTTGTGCTCAAGACCCCCAGCTGCTGCTACCTCTGGTATGGGAAG ggctgcagcgggGATGAGCGTGAGATGGCCAAGACTGTGGCTGACATCATCTCCAAGACAGAGAAGCCAGTGATCGCAGAGGGACAGGAGCCACCTGAGTTCTGGCTGGCCCTGGGGGGCAAGTCCCAGTATGCCAACAGCAAGAG gctgcaggaggagaacCCCTCCGTGTCCCCCCGACTCTTTGAGTGCTCCAACAAGACAGGCACCTTCTTGGCCACGGAGATTGTAGACTTCACCCAAGATGACCTGGAGGAGGATGATGTTTATCTGCTGGACACCTGGGACCAG GTTTTCTTCTGGATTGGGAAAGGTGCCAATGAGTCTGAGAAGGAGGCGGCAGCGGTGATGGTGCAGGAGTACCTGTGGAGCCACCCCAGTGGGCGTGACCTTGACACCCCCATCATTGTGGTGAAGCAGGGCCATGAGCCCCCCACCTTCACTGGCTGGTTCCTGGCCTGGGACCCTCTCAACTGGGCT GACAAGAAATCCTACGAGGCACTGAGAGCTGAGCTAGGGGATGACAGCAGCTTCGGGCAGCTCACCTCA GTGCTCACATCCAGGCAAGAGGTCTTCACCGCAACCACCACCCTCTTTGCTGACAAACTGGAGACCTTCCCACTGGACGTGCTGGTGAACACCTCGGCCACGGACCTCCCAAAGGGTGTGGACCCCAGCAAGAAGGAG TGCCACCTCTCTGACCGGGACTTCCAGGATGTTTTTGGCATGAGCCGCTCTGCCTTCGGCAACCTGCCCTtgtggaaacagcagcagctcaagaAGGACAAAGGACTCTTCTAG
- the VIL1 gene encoding villin-1 isoform X3 gives MEMVPVPTKSYGNFYEGDCYILLSTRKTGSSFSYNIHYWLGEKSSQDEQGAATIYTTQMDDHLGMVAVQHREVQGYESETFRAYFKQGLIYKKGGVASGMKHVETNTYKVQRLLHVKGKKNVVAGEVEVSWKSFNRGDVFLLDLGQLIIQWNGPESNRNERLKAMTLAKDIRDRERGGRAKVGVVDGEDEGASPKLMQVLTHVLGEKRDIKAATPDDKVDQKLKSSLKLYHVSNASGNLVVQEVAVRPLTQDMLLHEDCYILDQGGLKIFVWKGKNANKEEKQQAMNRALSFIKAKNYPDSTSVETENDGSESTLFRQLFQKWTVPNQTSGLGKTHTVGKVAKVEQVKFDATTLHAKPQMAAQQKMVDDGSGEVEVWRVENKELVPVEKRWLGHFYGGDCYLVLYTYFVGPKVNRIIYLWQGRQASTDELAASAYQTVILDQKYNNEPVQVRVTMGKEPAHLMAIFKGKMVVYASGTSRAGSTDPTPSTRLFHVHGTNEYNTKAFEVPVRASSLNSNDVFVLKTPSCCYLWYGKGCSGDEREMAKTVADIISKTEKPVIAEGQEPPEFWLALGGKSQYANSKRLQEENPSVSPRLFECSNKTGTFLATEIVDFTQDDLEEDDVYLLDTWDQVFFWIGKGANESEKEAAAVMVQEYLWSHPSGRDLDTPIIVVKQGHEPPTFTGWFLAWDPLNWADKKSYEALRAELGDDSSFGQLTSVLTSRQEVFTATTTLFADKLETFPLDVLVNTSATDLPKGVDPSKKECHLSDRDFQDVFGMSRSAFGNLPLWKQQQLKKDKGLF, from the exons ATGGAGATGGTGCCAGTGCCCACCAAAAGCTACGGCAACTTCTACGAGGGAGATTGCTACATCCTGCTGTCG ACACGCAAGACTGGGAGCAGCTTCAGCTACAACATCCACTACTGGCTGGGGGAGAAGTCAAGCCAGGATGAGCAGGGGGCGGCCACCATCTACACCACCCAGATGGATGACCACCTGGGCATGGTGGCTGTGCAGCACCGTGAGGTCCAGGGCTACGAGAGCGAGACCTTCCGTGCCTACTTCAAGCAGGGACTCAT CTATAAGAAGGGTGGGGTGGCCTCAGGCATGAAGCATGTGGAGACGAACACCTACAAAGTTCAGCGCTTGCTGCACGTGAAGGGCAAGAAGAATGTGGTGGCAGGAGAG gtggAGGTGAGTTGGAAAAGCTTCAACCGAGGGGATGTGTTCCTTCTGGACCTGGGCCAGCTCATCATCCAGTGGAATGGCCCTGAGAGTAACCGAAATGAGAGGTTGAAG GCAATGACCCTGGCCAAGGACATCCGGGACCGGGAGCGTGGGGGCCGTGCCAAGGTGGGTGTAGTGGATGGTGAGGACGAGGGCGCCTCGCCGAAGCTCATGCAGGTACTCACACACGTGCTGGGCGAGAAGAGGGACATCAAGGCAGCCACCCCTGATGACAAAGTGGATCAGAAGCTTAAGTCCTCCCTCAAGCTCTACCA TGTCTCTAATGCCAGTGGGAACCTGGTTGTACAGGAGGTGGCAGTCCGACCACTGACTCAAGACATGCTCCTGCATGAG GACTGCTACATCCTTGATCAAGGAGGTCTCAAGATCTTTGTGTGGAAGGGCAAGAACGCCAAcaaggaggagaagcagcaggccATGAACAGGGCGCTG AGCTTCATCAAAGCCAAGAACTACCCAGACAGCACCAGTGTGGAGACAGAGAACGACGGGTCTGAGTCAACCCTCTTCAGGCAGCTCTTCCAAAAATGGACTGTCCCCAACCAAACCAGTGGCCTGGGCAAGACCCACACTGTGGGCAAAGTGG CCAAGGTGGAGCAGGTGAAGTTTGATGCCACCACGCTGCATGCCAAGCCCCAGATGGCCGCCCAGCAGAAAATGGTGGATGATGGATCTGGGGAGGTAGAG GTCTGGCGTGTGGAGAACAAGGAGCTGGTGCCTGTGGAGAAGAGATGGCTGGGCCACTTCTATGGTGGGGACTGCTACCTGGTGCTCTACACCTATTTTGTGGGGCCCAAGGTGAACCGCATCATCTACCTCTGGCAG ggccgCCAAGCCAGCACAGATgagctggctgcctctgcctaCCAAACTGTCATCCTGGACCAGAAGTACAACAACGAGCCTGTGCAGGTCCGTGTCACCATGGGCAAGGAGCCAGCCCACCTGATGGCCATCTTCAAGGGCAAGATGGTGGTGTATGCG AGTGGCACCTCGCGGGCAGGCAGCACGGATCCCACACCCTCCACCCGTCTCTTCCATGTTCATGGCACCAATGAGTACAACACCAAGGCCTTTGAGGTGCCAGTCCGCGCCTCCTCCCTCAACTCCAATGATGTCTTTGTGCTCAAGACCCCCAGCTGCTGCTACCTCTGGTATGGGAAG ggctgcagcgggGATGAGCGTGAGATGGCCAAGACTGTGGCTGACATCATCTCCAAGACAGAGAAGCCAGTGATCGCAGAGGGACAGGAGCCACCTGAGTTCTGGCTGGCCCTGGGGGGCAAGTCCCAGTATGCCAACAGCAAGAG gctgcaggaggagaacCCCTCCGTGTCCCCCCGACTCTTTGAGTGCTCCAACAAGACAGGCACCTTCTTGGCCACGGAGATTGTAGACTTCACCCAAGATGACCTGGAGGAGGATGATGTTTATCTGCTGGACACCTGGGACCAG GTTTTCTTCTGGATTGGGAAAGGTGCCAATGAGTCTGAGAAGGAGGCGGCAGCGGTGATGGTGCAGGAGTACCTGTGGAGCCACCCCAGTGGGCGTGACCTTGACACCCCCATCATTGTGGTGAAGCAGGGCCATGAGCCCCCCACCTTCACTGGCTGGTTCCTGGCCTGGGACCCTCTCAACTGGGCT GACAAGAAATCCTACGAGGCACTGAGAGCTGAGCTAGGGGATGACAGCAGCTTCGGGCAGCTCACCTCA GTGCTCACATCCAGGCAAGAGGTCTTCACCGCAACCACCACCCTCTTTGCTGACAAACTGGAGACCTTCCCACTGGACGTGCTGGTGAACACCTCGGCCACGGACCTCCCAAAGGGTGTGGACCCCAGCAAGAAGGAG TGCCACCTCTCTGACCGGGACTTCCAGGATGTTTTTGGCATGAGCCGCTCTGCCTTCGGCAACCTGCCCTtgtggaaacagcagcagctcaagaAGGACAAAGGACTCTTCTAG
- the CTDSP1 gene encoding carboxy-terminal domain RNA polymerase II polypeptide A small phosphatase 1 isoform X1, protein MEHQSIIAQVSREEGSAPLQEKGTQAPAKKPRSRSILQSLFCCLCRDEGEPCASTTSAPLLVEENGALPKAAVKHLLPEIKPQDASKLCVVIDLDETLVHSSFKPVNNADFIIPVEIDGIMHQVYVLKRPHVDEFLQRMGELFECVLFTASLAKYADPVADLLDKWGAFRARLFRESCVFHRGNYVKDLSRLGRDLRRIIIVDNSPASYIFHPDNAVPVASWFDNMADTELLDLLPFFERLSKVEDVYAVLKKQRTNS, encoded by the exons ATGGAGCACCAGTCCATCATCGCCCAGGttagcagggaggaggggagcgCCCCGCTGCAGGAGAAAG GTACCCAGGCCCCGGCCAAGAAGCCACGGAGCCGCAGCATCCTCCAGTCCCTCTTCTGTTGCCTGTGCCGCGATGAGGGGGAGCCCTGCGCCAGCACCACCAGTGCCCCGCTCCTGGTGGAGGAGAACGGGGCCCTGCCCAAG GCTGCCGTCAAACACCTCCTGCCCGAGATCAAGCCGCAGGACGCCAGCAAGCTGTGTGTGGTCATCGACCTGGACGAGACGCTGGTGCACAGCTCCTTCAAG CCGGTGAACAATGCCGACTTCATCATTCCTGTTGAAATCGACGGCATCATGCACCAG GTGTATGTGCTCAAGCGGCCGCATGTGGATGAATTCCTGCAGCGCATGGGTGAGCTTTTCGAGTGCGTGCTCTTCACTGCCAGCCTGGCCAAG TATGCAGACCCTGTGGCTGACCTGCTGGATAAATGGGGAGCTTTCCGGGCACGGCTTTTCCGGGAATCCTGCGTCTTCCATCGCGGCAACTACGTGAAGGACCTGAGCCGCCTGGGCCGCGACCTGCGCCGCATCATCATCGTGGACAACTCTCCTGCATCCTACATCTTCCACCCCGATAACGCC GTGCCGGTGGCCTCCTGGTTCGATAACATGGCAGACACGGAGCTGCTGGACCTGCTGCCCTTCTTCGAGAGGCTCAGCAAGGTGGAGGACGTGTACGCAGTGCTCAAGAAGCAGCGGACTAACAGCTAG
- the CTDSP1 gene encoding carboxy-terminal domain RNA polymerase II polypeptide A small phosphatase 1 isoform X2 yields the protein MRWGTGGPRLGGNGVVRTRRGTQAPAKKPRSRSILQSLFCCLCRDEGEPCASTTSAPLLVEENGALPKAAVKHLLPEIKPQDASKLCVVIDLDETLVHSSFKPVNNADFIIPVEIDGIMHQVYVLKRPHVDEFLQRMGELFECVLFTASLAKYADPVADLLDKWGAFRARLFRESCVFHRGNYVKDLSRLGRDLRRIIIVDNSPASYIFHPDNAVPVASWFDNMADTELLDLLPFFERLSKVEDVYAVLKKQRTNS from the exons atgCGCTGGGGCACGGGGGGGCCGCGGCTGGGAGGGAACGGAGTTGTCCGCACccgccggg GTACCCAGGCCCCGGCCAAGAAGCCACGGAGCCGCAGCATCCTCCAGTCCCTCTTCTGTTGCCTGTGCCGCGATGAGGGGGAGCCCTGCGCCAGCACCACCAGTGCCCCGCTCCTGGTGGAGGAGAACGGGGCCCTGCCCAAG GCTGCCGTCAAACACCTCCTGCCCGAGATCAAGCCGCAGGACGCCAGCAAGCTGTGTGTGGTCATCGACCTGGACGAGACGCTGGTGCACAGCTCCTTCAAG CCGGTGAACAATGCCGACTTCATCATTCCTGTTGAAATCGACGGCATCATGCACCAG GTGTATGTGCTCAAGCGGCCGCATGTGGATGAATTCCTGCAGCGCATGGGTGAGCTTTTCGAGTGCGTGCTCTTCACTGCCAGCCTGGCCAAG TATGCAGACCCTGTGGCTGACCTGCTGGATAAATGGGGAGCTTTCCGGGCACGGCTTTTCCGGGAATCCTGCGTCTTCCATCGCGGCAACTACGTGAAGGACCTGAGCCGCCTGGGCCGCGACCTGCGCCGCATCATCATCGTGGACAACTCTCCTGCATCCTACATCTTCCACCCCGATAACGCC GTGCCGGTGGCCTCCTGGTTCGATAACATGGCAGACACGGAGCTGCTGGACCTGCTGCCCTTCTTCGAGAGGCTCAGCAAGGTGGAGGACGTGTACGCAGTGCTCAAGAAGCAGCGGACTAACAGCTAG